In Streptomyces sp. NBC_00341, the DNA window CCCTGGCAACACCCCACGAACCCGTCTGCGGGGAGCTTCCGCAGACGTACGAGAGGAGCACGGAGCCGCAATGAGAACCAGAGGCACCACCACGCACCGGCTACGCAGAAGGCTGGCCGTACTCTCCGCCCTGGCCATGGGCGCGGCACTGGCGGTCGCCGTCCCCGCACCCGCCTCGGCGGCGGCACGGGTCGACAACCCCTATGTGGGCGCCACGGCATACGTGAACCCCGACTGGTCCGCCAAGGCGGCGGCCGAGCCGGGAGGCAGTGCCATCGCCGACGAACCGGGATTCGTCTGGATGGACCGCATCGCGGCCATCGAGGGCTCGTCCGAGGCGATGAGCCTGCGCGAGCACCTCGACACGGCGCTGGACCAGGGCGCCAACCTGTTCCAGGTCGTCATCTACGACCTGCCGGGACGGGACTGCGCCGCGCTGGCTTCCAACGGGGAGCTCGGGCCGACCGAGCTGGACCGGTACAAGGACGAGTACATCGACCCGATCTCCGAGATCCTCGCGGACCCGGCGTACGCGAACCTGCGCATCGTCACGATCATCGAGCCCGACTCGCTGCCCAACATCGTCACCAACGCGGGCGGTTCGGCCGGCTCCACCGAGGCGTGCGCGACCATGAAGGCGAACGGCAACTACGAGAAGGGTGTCGGCTACGCCCTGCACACCCTCGGTGCCATTCCCAACGTGTACAACTACATCGACGCCGCCCACCACGGCTGGCTGGGCTGGGACTCCAACTTCGTCCCGGCCGCCCAGGAGTTCAAGAAGGCCGCCACGTCCGAGGGCGCCACGGTCTCCGACGTCACGGGCTTCATCGTGAACACGGCGAACTACTCGGCTCTCAAGGAGCCGAACTTCAAGATCACCGACACGGTCAACGGCGCTCAGGTCCGTCAGTCCAAGTGGATCGACTGGAACTACTACACCGATGAGCTGTCGTTCGCCCAGGCACTGCGCACCGAGCTGGTGAGCCAGGGCTTCGCCTCGGACATCGGCATGCTGATCGACACCGCCCGCAATGGCTGGGGCGGCAGCGACAGGCCCACCGGCCCCGGGCCGCAGACCAGTGTGGACGCCTATGTGGACGGTGGCCGGGTCGACCGGCGCATCCACGCGGGCAACTGGTGCAACCAGAGCGGTGCCGGCATCGGTGAACGTCCCACCGCCGCCCCGGAGCCCGGCATCGACGCGTACGTCTGGGCCAAGCCGCCGGGTGAGTCGGACGGCAACAGCGCCCCCATAGACAACGACGAGGGCAAGGGCTTCGACCGGATGTGCGACCCCACGTACACCGGTAACGGACGCAACGGCAACAACCTGACCGGCGCGCTGCCCAACTCGCCGCTGGCGGGCCACTGGTTCTCCGCACAGTTCCAGGAGCTCGTCCGCAACGCCTACCCCGCGCTCGACGGCACCCCGGGTGGCGGCGGCGATGACGACGACACCCAGGCGCCGACCGCGCCCACCGGAGTGACCGTCACGGCGAAGACCAGCGGCAGTGTCTCGCTGTCCTGGACCGCGTCGACCGATGACACCGGGGTGGCCGGCTACGACGTGTTCCGTGGCGGAGTGAAGGTGGGCTCCACCACCACGACCTCGTACACGGACACCGGTCTGACGGCTTCGACCGCCTACAGCTACACGGTCAAGGCCAAGGACGCGGCCGGCAACGTCTCTGCGGCCTCCGGCGCGCTCTCCGCCACCACCTCCGCGGGCGGCGGCACCGGGACGGGCGCGCTCAAGGTCCAGTACAAGAACACCGACTCCTCCGCCACCGACAACCAGATCCGGATGGGTCTGCAACTGGTCAACACCGGCAGCACCACGGTGAACCTCTCCACGGTGAAGGTGCGGTACTGGTTCACCCCGGAAGCCGGGGCCTCCACCTTCGGCACCGCCTGCGACTACGCGGTGATCGGCTGCGGAAACCTGACCCACGGCGTGCAGTCCTCCGGCAGCACGGCGGCCGGTGCCAGCCACTACCTGGAGGTCGGCTTCGGCAGCGGCACGCTCGCCGCGGGCGCCTCCACGGGTGAGATGCAGCTGCGGCTGAACAAGAGCGACTGGTCCAACTTCAACGAGGCCGACGACTACAGCCGTTCGACGACCACGAGCTACGCCGACGCGCCGAAGATCGGCGTGTACGTGACCGGCGCGCTCTCCTGGGGCACCGCTCCCTGACCGTCCCGCCCGATCCACCCGCCCCGCCCGCTCCACCGCCCCCTGCCGGATGTCCGGCAGGGGGCGGTGTGGTGCCGGGGTGTCCCGGAGTCGATGCCGGCGCACCGGCATCGACTCGCCCGTGGGCGGGTAGACGGGACGACGGCTGCACATATGGTGTCCTCTGCCGAGATCTCCGCTGACCTGGCACAACGCAGCTGTGGAGTCGAACTGGGAGCCGCCCCGTGTTCTATTACCTGCTCAAGTACGTCGTCCTGGGACCGCTGCTGCGGCTGTTCTTCCGGCCCGTCATCGAGGGCACGGAGCACATTCCGGCGGACGGCGCGGCGATCGTCGCAGGCAATCATCTGTCGTTCTCCGACCACTTCCTGATGCCCGCGATCATCAAACGCCGCATCACCTTCCTCGCGAAGGCCGAGTACTTCACCGGCCCCGGCGTGAAGGGCCGGCTGACCGCCGCGTTCTTCCGGAGCGCCGGCCAGATCCCGGTGGACCGGTCCGGGAAGGAGGCGGGGCAGGCCGCGATCCGCGAGGGGCTCGGGGTGCTGAACAGGGGCGAGCTGCTGGGCATCTATCCGGAGGGCACCCGTTCGCACGACGGCCGGCTCTACAAGGGCAAGGTCGGGGTCGCGGTGATGGCCATCAGGGGGCAGGCGCCGGTGGTGCCGTGCGCCATGGTCGGCACCTTCGAGATCCAGCCTCCCGGCAAGGTCGTGCCGCGCCTCAAGCAGGTCACCATCCGCTTCGGCGAGCCGCTGGACTTCTCCCGCTACGCCGGGCTGGAGAACGAGAAGGCGGCGATCCGGGCGGTCACCGACGAGATCATGTACGCGATCCTGGGCCTCTCCGGGCAGGAGTACGTCGATGAGTACGCGGCCAAGGTGAAGGCCGCCGACCAGGCCGAACGGCCCGGAAAGTTCCCGAAACTGCGACGCTGACGGCGGATTCGCGGTCGGTGAACCCCGCTGGTCCGGGCCCCGCGCGCCTCATAACGTGCGGAGCATG includes these proteins:
- a CDS encoding glycoside hydrolase family 6 protein; translated protein: MRTRGTTTHRLRRRLAVLSALAMGAALAVAVPAPASAAARVDNPYVGATAYVNPDWSAKAAAEPGGSAIADEPGFVWMDRIAAIEGSSEAMSLREHLDTALDQGANLFQVVIYDLPGRDCAALASNGELGPTELDRYKDEYIDPISEILADPAYANLRIVTIIEPDSLPNIVTNAGGSAGSTEACATMKANGNYEKGVGYALHTLGAIPNVYNYIDAAHHGWLGWDSNFVPAAQEFKKAATSEGATVSDVTGFIVNTANYSALKEPNFKITDTVNGAQVRQSKWIDWNYYTDELSFAQALRTELVSQGFASDIGMLIDTARNGWGGSDRPTGPGPQTSVDAYVDGGRVDRRIHAGNWCNQSGAGIGERPTAAPEPGIDAYVWAKPPGESDGNSAPIDNDEGKGFDRMCDPTYTGNGRNGNNLTGALPNSPLAGHWFSAQFQELVRNAYPALDGTPGGGGDDDDTQAPTAPTGVTVTAKTSGSVSLSWTASTDDTGVAGYDVFRGGVKVGSTTTTSYTDTGLTASTAYSYTVKAKDAAGNVSAASGALSATTSAGGGTGTGALKVQYKNTDSSATDNQIRMGLQLVNTGSTTVNLSTVKVRYWFTPEAGASTFGTACDYAVIGCGNLTHGVQSSGSTAAGASHYLEVGFGSGTLAAGASTGEMQLRLNKSDWSNFNEADDYSRSTTTSYADAPKIGVYVTGALSWGTAP
- a CDS encoding lysophospholipid acyltransferase family protein is translated as MFYYLLKYVVLGPLLRLFFRPVIEGTEHIPADGAAIVAGNHLSFSDHFLMPAIIKRRITFLAKAEYFTGPGVKGRLTAAFFRSAGQIPVDRSGKEAGQAAIREGLGVLNRGELLGIYPEGTRSHDGRLYKGKVGVAVMAIRGQAPVVPCAMVGTFEIQPPGKVVPRLKQVTIRFGEPLDFSRYAGLENEKAAIRAVTDEIMYAILGLSGQEYVDEYAAKVKAADQAERPGKFPKLRR